The following are encoded in a window of Sminthopsis crassicaudata isolate SCR6 chromosome 3, ASM4859323v1, whole genome shotgun sequence genomic DNA:
- the LOC141564686 gene encoding zinc finger protein 577-like isoform X6 has protein sequence MAPGARRTPWQESLTFKDVAVDFTREEWSLLDRSQKELYKEVMLENSQNLLFLAQRGRGEEKGISIDIALLCPGIPVLREDLLSHSEDKDSLWNLNPKGARNLCPAG, from the exons ATGGCCCCCGGAGCCCGCAGAACCCCCTGGCAG GAGTCCCTGACATTCAAGGATGTGGCCGTGGACTTCACCCGGGAGGAGTGGAGCCTCTTGGACCGTTCTCAGAAAGAGCTCTACAAGGAAGTCATGCTGGAAAACTCCCAGAACCTGCTCTTCCTGG cacagagaggaagaggggaagaaaaaggaataagcattgATATAGCCCTCCTGTGCCCAG GAATCCCAGTTCTCAGAGAAGATTTGCTCTCCCATTCTGAGGACAAAGATTCATTGTGGAACCTGAATCCAAAAGGCGCAAGAAATTTGTGTCCTG